The following proteins are co-located in the Piscirickettsia litoralis genome:
- the recN gene encoding DNA repair protein RecN produces MLTQLSLRHFATIETAEINLHQGLTVLTGETGAGKSILMNATHLLLGGRANTHFIRTGAKRAEIQATLKLTPNSNAQAWLEQQELELEINSENGDRDQECIIRRTLSSDGRSQAYINGRRISLQNLQNFAQHCFQIQGQHEAYSLKAEAKQRELLDAYGNHAKLLDQVKSSYSAYKTIREQLQTTQKLHDAEQAEFALLEYQVAELEELNLADDEVEQLNHEHKTLHQHENLKTECYQSLESLNGDRSLISQLESLESRLDYLGEHHSKGKEVCEYIKQAHIHLTEANSELQQLSSHFEPDEERLQEIEKRLDKIHTTARKHKVEAHELYETWQVLQAKFQQSHDRQSELGQLKKELAKQEKNYQQAATQLSQSREKSALTLGQKITKLIRTLGLSHAIFSISINRESNMISEHGQDKITMLIQTNPGLNKGPLHNIASGGELSRIALALQVVCAEKMQPATLIFDEADTGISGSTAEVVGQLLRTLGEHCQILCITHLPQVAALGHQHIKVSKKTLKQTTTTAFKVLNQQQRIQELARILGGVQITETTLAHAKELICA; encoded by the coding sequence ATGCTCACACAACTGTCTTTACGCCATTTCGCCACCATAGAAACCGCTGAAATCAATCTCCATCAAGGTTTAACTGTTTTAACCGGGGAAACCGGTGCAGGTAAATCCATTTTGATGAATGCAACACACCTGCTCCTTGGTGGCCGCGCCAATACTCACTTTATCCGCACCGGCGCTAAACGTGCAGAAATTCAAGCCACCCTTAAACTTACTCCGAATTCTAATGCTCAAGCCTGGCTGGAGCAGCAAGAATTAGAGTTAGAGATAAATTCAGAAAATGGTGATCGTGATCAAGAATGCATCATTCGTCGCACCCTCTCTAGCGATGGCCGCTCTCAAGCCTATATCAATGGTCGGCGTATCAGCCTACAAAACCTACAAAATTTTGCCCAGCACTGCTTTCAAATTCAAGGCCAGCATGAAGCCTACAGCTTAAAAGCTGAAGCTAAACAACGTGAACTTCTCGATGCTTACGGCAATCATGCTAAATTACTAGACCAGGTTAAATCTAGTTATAGCGCCTATAAAACCATTCGCGAGCAACTGCAAACCACTCAAAAATTGCACGATGCTGAGCAAGCCGAATTTGCCCTGCTCGAGTACCAAGTCGCCGAGCTAGAAGAGCTAAATCTTGCCGATGATGAAGTCGAGCAATTAAACCACGAACACAAAACACTACACCAACATGAAAATCTCAAAACAGAGTGTTATCAAAGCCTAGAAAGCTTAAATGGTGACCGCAGCCTAATCAGCCAACTCGAATCTCTAGAATCGCGCCTAGACTATCTTGGTGAACATCACTCTAAAGGTAAAGAAGTCTGTGAATACATCAAGCAAGCTCATATTCACCTGACTGAAGCCAATAGCGAATTACAACAATTAAGCAGCCATTTTGAACCGGATGAAGAGCGCTTGCAAGAAATAGAAAAGCGCCTAGACAAAATTCATACTACTGCCAGAAAGCATAAAGTCGAAGCCCATGAGCTTTATGAAACATGGCAGGTGCTACAGGCTAAATTTCAACAAAGCCATGACCGTCAAAGCGAGTTAGGGCAACTCAAAAAAGAACTCGCCAAACAAGAAAAAAACTATCAACAAGCAGCAACACAACTTTCTCAGTCTCGAGAAAAATCAGCGCTTACGCTTGGCCAGAAAATCACCAAACTCATCCGCACCCTTGGCTTATCGCATGCTATTTTCAGCATAAGCATCAATCGTGAATCCAACATGATCAGCGAACACGGCCAAGATAAAATCACTATGCTTATCCAAACCAACCCAGGGCTTAATAAAGGCCCTTTACACAACATTGCCTCAGGGGGCGAGCTCTCACGCATTGCTCTGGCTTTACAAGTTGTTTGCGCCGAGAAAATGCAACCGGCAACACTTATTTTCGATGAGGCTGATACCGGTATTAGCGGCTCAACTGCCGAGGTCGTCGGCCAATTATTACGCACACTGGGCGAACATTGTCAGATTCTTTGTATCACTCACCTACCGCAAGTCGCCGCTCTCGGCCATCAACATATTAAAGTTAGCAAAAAAACACTGAAACAAACCACAACTACTGCATTTAAAGTTCTAAACCAACAACAGCGCATTCAAGAACTGGCCCGTATCTTAGGAGGAGTCCAGATTACTGAAACGACCCTAGCTCATGCTAAAGAGTTAATCTGTGCTTAG
- a CDS encoding putative signal transducing protein, which yields MEKIYSCFDIITINLYKSLLESENIPCIIRNEFPPAAGEVPAAQAYPELWLINSEDKIQAKKLSININTLKPRIITKAGNVQIAKR from the coding sequence ATGGAAAAAATCTACAGTTGCTTTGATATAATCACGATTAACCTTTACAAGAGTTTGCTTGAAAGTGAAAATATCCCTTGCATCATTCGCAATGAATTTCCACCTGCCGCCGGTGAAGTCCCTGCTGCACAGGCTTATCCTGAGCTTTGGCTAATCAATTCAGAAGATAAAATTCAAGCAAAAAAATTATCAATCAATATCAACACGCTCAAACCACGAATAATAACCAAAGCTGGCAATGTTCAAATTGCCAAGAGATGA
- the fur gene encoding ferric iron uptake transcriptional regulator: protein MSQQDLKKAGLRVTLPRLKILQILEKAQQRHVSAEDVYRMLLSSGDDVGLATVYRVLTQFEEVGLINRHNFEGDHSVFELNRGEHHDHMVCTLCGAVKEFHDEIIEQKQQEAADKLGFNMTDHVMIIYGTCQDKKQCQKNQSKKLKS from the coding sequence TTGTCTCAACAAGACTTAAAAAAAGCGGGCTTACGTGTTACGTTACCGCGCTTAAAAATACTGCAAATTTTAGAAAAAGCTCAGCAGCGCCATGTCAGTGCAGAAGATGTTTACCGCATGTTGCTAAGTTCTGGTGATGATGTCGGTCTTGCGACTGTCTATCGTGTGCTGACTCAGTTTGAAGAAGTGGGTTTAATCAATCGCCATAACTTCGAGGGCGATCACTCCGTCTTTGAGTTGAATCGTGGCGAACATCATGACCATATGGTGTGTACTTTATGCGGTGCCGTCAAAGAATTTCATGATGAAATTATCGAACAAAAGCAGCAAGAAGCGGCCGATAAGCTAGGCTTTAATATGACCGATCACGTCATGATTATTTATGGTACCTGTCAGGATAAAAAGCAGTGCCAGAAAAATCAGTCTAAAAAGCTAAAGTCATAA
- a CDS encoding outer membrane protein assembly factor BamE, with product MMQIKNISKYLLVVAAVSLLCACSNFPWQAKVEQGHLVTAKQLKQLKVGMTQTQVTYLLGAPDLKDPFHKGRWDYVYTDSYSKTPAKRLTLLFTGDRLTQIYGNYPGLKTPPK from the coding sequence ATGATGCAAATTAAAAATATTAGCAAATACTTACTTGTTGTTGCTGCGGTTTCTCTGCTCTGTGCATGCAGTAATTTCCCCTGGCAAGCGAAAGTTGAACAAGGCCATTTAGTCACAGCAAAACAGCTAAAACAACTTAAGGTCGGTATGACCCAAACTCAGGTGACTTACCTCCTTGGTGCACCAGACCTCAAGGATCCATTCCATAAAGGGCGTTGGGACTATGTTTATACCGATAGCTACTCTAAAACACCGGCTAAACGCCTCACCCTCTTATTTACTGGGGATCGCCTAACGCAAATTTATGGCAATTACCCTGGATTAAAAACACCGCCAAAATAA
- a CDS encoding RnfH family protein, with protein MKIEVVYGVSEDHQELVTLDLGELGQQVTAQIALEKSGLLEKYSLNVKDIDCGVWNRHVSLSHCLRDGDRVEVYRPLLIDPKEARRLRAKRK; from the coding sequence ATGAAAATCGAAGTGGTTTATGGGGTGAGTGAAGATCACCAGGAATTGGTTACGCTTGATTTAGGCGAGCTGGGCCAGCAAGTGACTGCACAGATTGCTTTAGAAAAATCGGGCTTGTTAGAAAAATACAGCCTGAATGTTAAGGATATTGATTGTGGGGTTTGGAATCGTCACGTCAGTTTAAGTCATTGTCTTCGTGATGGTGATCGTGTTGAGGTTTATCGCCCTTTATTAATTGATCCTAAAGAGGCTAGGCGGCTACGTGCCAAACGGAAGTAA